The genomic interval TTATTTTAAGCATTTTTCCAAATAAAGCTGCAGCTCCACCTATCCTACCGCCTTTTTTAAGGTTATCTAAAGTACCTGGAACAAATATTATCTCTGATTCTTCTATAGTATTTCTAACTATTTTTGAAACCTCATCAAAGTCTTTTCCTTCTTGAGCAGCCTTTGCTCCTTCTAACACACCAATTCCAAGTGCCATTACTGAAGTTTGAGAGTCTATAAGATCAATCTTAACATCAGGATATTTTTCTAAAATCATATCTTTTATTATATGTGATGTTGTGTATGTTCCACTTAATTTAGATGATATAAACGCTGCAACTATATCATGACCATCCTTAGCAAATTTTTCAAAAGCATTATAAAACTCATCCATTGGTGGTTGAGATGAGGTTGGAAGTTTATCACATTTAGCTAATTCATCATAAAAAGCTTCACTATCTATATCAACTTCCTTATAACTTTCTCCATTCATTATAACGCTTAAAGATACTATCTCTACTCCGTACTTTTCTGCTAAATCTTTTGGTATGCAACTAGTGCTATCTGTAATTACTTTAACAGCCATATATTCCTCCTAAAACTTAAATACATTCTTTTAGCTCTTTTAGATTTTCTTATAAAATTAAAAACTATCATATATATATAATTAACTCTAATATTCCATTTAATTATATACTTATTTTTTATTTACATTATAATATTTATCTCTTTTTGTATTTATTTTTATAATCTATTATTCATTTTAACATCTAATTTTAATTTGTAAAACTCTTTTCAATACAATAATTACTTTAATAAACACAATTATGTAAACAAAGCTAAAAATATTTATTTAGAGTTTTCTTTTAAATCCTTTATTATATCTCTAAGTTCAGCAGCTCTTTCAAATTGAAGATTTTTAGCCGCTTCCTTCATTTCTTCCTCATATTGCTCTATAAGTTTTTCTATAGGAATATCTTTCTTAGCTGCCTTTTTAACTTCACTTTCATAATTTTCTTTTTCTTCTGAAACCTTAGTAGCTTCAATTATATCCCTAACTCCTTTTATTACAGTAGTAGGAGTAATATTATGTTCCTCATTATACTCCATCTGAATAACTCTTCTTCTTTCAGTTTCCTTAATAGACTTATCCATAGATTTTGTAATATTATCTGCATACATTATTACTTTACTTTCTGAGTTTCTAGCCGCTCTACCTATGGTTTGTATTAATGAAGTTTCAGATCTTAAGAATCCTTCTTTATCAGCATCTAATATTGCAACTAAAGCTACCTCAGGTATATCTAAACCTTCCCTTAAGAGATTTATACCTATTAATACATCAACCTCTCCAAGTCTAAGTTCTCTTATTATCTTCATTCTTTCTAAGGTATCTATATCTGAATGCATGTATGTAGCTTTAACATTTAAGTCTTTTAAATACTTAGTTAAATCCTCAGCCATTCTCTTTGTAAGAGTTGTTATAAGAACTCTAAATCCTCTTTGTACAGTTCTTTGAATCTCACCATAAAGATCATCAATTTGTCCCTGTATAGGTCTTATTTCAATTACAGGATCTAAAAGTCCTGTAGGTCTTATTATTTGTTCCGCCACAATCTCAGAATGATCTAGTTCATATTCTCCTGGTGTAGCACTTACAAAGACTACTTGATTTATTTTGCTTTCAAATTCACTAAATTTAAGAGGTCTATTATCAAATGCACAAGGTAGTCTAAATCCAAACTCAACTAAAGATGTCTTTCTAGATCTATCCCCAGCATACATTGCCCTAACTTGAGGTAGTGTAACATGGCTTTCATCTATAAACATTAAGAAATCCTCTGGGAAATAATCAAGTAAAGTTTGAGGTGGAGTTCCTGGCATTCTTCCATCTAATATTCTTGAATAGTTCTCTATTCCTTGACAATATCCCATTTCTCTAATCATTTCTATATCATAATTTGTTCTCTGCTTTAACCTTTGTGCCTCTAATATTTTATCCTCAGCTGTAAGAACTTTTAATCTATCTTCAAGTTCATCTTCTATTACCCTTATTGATTTTTCTAAGGTTTCCTCAGAGGCAGCAAAGTGAGATGCTGGAGTTATACTAACATGTTGTCTTTCCCCAATTATATTTCCTGTAAGAACATCAAACTCTCTTATTCTATCTATTTCATCTCCAAAAAATTCAATTCTAATACCCTTAGAAGAGGAAGATGAAGGAATTATATCTAAATTATCTCCTCTTACTCTAAATGTTCCTCTAGCAAAATCTATGTCATTTCTTTCATATTGTATTTCTATAAGTTTCTTAATAACTTCATCCCTATCCTTAATCATACCTGGTCTTAAAGATATTGTAAGCTTTTTATACTCTTCTGGATTACCAAGTCCATATATACAAGAAACTGAAGCAACTATTATTACATCTCTTCTCTCTAAAAGTGCAGAAGTAGCTGAGTGACGAAGTTTATCAATCTCGTCATTAATAGATGCATCCTTCTCTATAAAAGTATCTGTTTGAGGTACATAAGCCTCTGGTTGATAGTAATCATAATATGAAACAAAATATTCTACTATATTATCTGGAAAGAATTCCTTAAATTCAGCACAAAGTTGAGCTGCCAATGTCTTATTATGAGCTAAAATAAGGGTTGGTTTTTGAGTTCTTTCTATGATATTTGCCATAGTGAATGTTTTTCCTGAGCCTGTAACTCCCAAAAGAGTTTGCCCTCTATTACCATTTTCAATAGACTGAACTAAAGTATCTATTGCTTTAGGCTGATCCCCTGTAGGTTTAAATTTTGATTGTATTTTAAATTCTCCCATAATGTTTTCCCTCCTAACTATAAAAGGCTGTATCTTAAAACAATTCTCACCTTAATAGGTGAATCTTAGATACAGCCAAGTTAACCATTATTTATTTTTTACTTCTTCATCCTTACTGGCTTTTTTCAATTTTTCTAAAAATTCATCTATCTCTTTATCAAAGGATATTCCCTTAGGAACTAACACTATGCCAAACTGCTTTCCTCTATCCTCGCCTGTAATTGTATGCTTCTCAATATTTCCATTATTTTTTCTTATTTCAAGATCTAAACCATAAAAATTTCTCTTTATTGCCATAAATACTTCTTTTTCATTCTTAGGGATTTCTTCATTAATTTTAACTATTTTATCTCCACTTCTTAATCCCTTCTTGTATGCAATAGAATTTGGTAAAACATCTAAAATGCATATTTCATCATCATTTGAAAAATATAAAGGCTCTCTAAGAGACTCTAATTTTAGTTCCATTCTTATTCTAAGTTCATATAGTAATGGAATTAAAATAATTAGTGCAATAGTAAAAATAAAGCTTTCTTTTAATAAATAAGCTAATATTATAACTACTATACCATATGCAATATTAATTAATCCAGATGATATGGTCTTACATCTTTTACTTTGAGTAAACGTAGTTCCTTCATATGAAGTTGCTCCATAAGCTGCTAATGTTCCTAAGGCCGCAACACTCATTAGTGCTCTTGCTTTATCTCCATTAAAAAATGGTAACCACTGTGGTAAATCTTTAACTTCATTAATAATTGAATTTCCACTATTAGCTCCTAAAACAACTAATAAGCATAAAGGCAGTGCCCAAAATCTTTTAAAGCCAAATCCACCTACTAACTTTCCATCCTTTTGAGTAAAGATAGGTAAATAACCTTTGTCTCCATCTATCATTGCTAAGATACCCTCAACTATTGAAAAAACACCTATTAATACAATAATTGAAGTTAAATTAATAGAAAAACTAAAGCCCCTTCCAAAGTATTCAGTATTTTTACTTACTAAAACTCCTATAACCCCTAGCAAGGATGCTATATAAGGGAATTTAAGAAATCTATTTTTATATAAAACAGAAAATACTGATACTGTTAAAATAACATCTATTAAAGAACTATTTTCAAAGGTTACTCCTAAAATACTTAGTAATAAACTAGCTATTAGCCCTCCTAATATACCAATTAATATCTGAAGTAAAGTCATCTCAAGAGGAGATTGAATACTCCTCCCAAGCATTAACTTTTGCATAAAAGCTATCTTCCTATTTTTAAAATAAAATATTATAGCTATTACTATTAACATTAAAGACAAGGTAGGACTTACTAATGCATAAGATATACCTCTTATATTTTCTATAAGTAAATTCATTTTAAGTCCTCCAAAAATTTATTTATTTTATCTTTTCTTGTATGATTTCTAAGGCTTTTTCAAATTGAGGATCAGTACTTCTTGAATATGTCTTTTCTTTAAGCTCTTTTGGATATTCAACTGTAACATCTGGTCCTATACCCTTTTTGTGAATATTTTCTCCATTTGGAGTATAGTATTTTGAAATAGTTACCTTTAAAGCTGTACCATCTTTTTCTTGACCTATCTTATCTAAAACAACTTGAACTATTCCTTTACCAAAGGATGTTGTTCCAACTAGAGTTCCTAAATCATAATCTCTAATAGCTCCCGCAACTATTTCTGAGGCAGAAGCAGTACCTCCATCAATTAAAACTACTAAAGGCATTCCCTGTGCGATTCCGCCTTTAGATACACTTTCCTCTTTATTACCATACTTATCTATTGTAGACACTATAACCTTATCCTTTGGAACAAAGTTTGATACTAGGTCTACACATTCTTTCATAAATCCTCCTGGATTTCCTCTTAAATCAAGGATTAACCCCTTCATACCTTTCTCTTCTAAAGCTTTTAATTGAGTTTCAAAGTCTTTAGCTGTTCCCTCATCAAAAGCTAAAACTTCTATATATCCAATATCTCCATCAATCATTTCACTTTTAACGTTAACTGTTTTAATTACATCTCTCATAACATCAACGTCAAATTCGCCTTTACCTTCTCTATATAATGTTAATTTTATATTTTCTTTTGTAGTACCCTTCATCATTGAAACGGCTTTATCCAATTCATTTCCTGAAACTGGTTCTCCATTTACTTTTAAGATAATATCTCCAGTTTTTATTCCTGCTTTTTCAGCTGGCCCTCCTTGAATAGGAGAAATTACTACTATCTTACCATCCTTAACAGCTACTTGAATCCCAATTCCCATGTAGTTTCCTTGACTTTTTTCTTTAAAATCTGAAAATTCTTTTTCATTCATATAATATGTGTATTGATCACCTAAAGATGAAACCATACCCTTTATAGCACCTTCAGCTAATTTACTATCATCAATTTCTCCATCATACCATCTATAAAGCATTTCCCTTACTTCTAATACCTTTTTAAAATTTTCTGTATCATTTACCTTCTCTAATGAAGATTGAACTGCACTTACACTAGTTATAGGTAAAATACCAAAGGCAGTTAATCTATTCCCTGCATATACAGAAACACCAATTATTAAAGTTAAGGCAACACCCATGGCTAAAGCTCTGAATCCTTTTTTCTTCTTAAGATTTTTAATAATATTATTATATTTATTTTTTTCATCCTTATTGCGACTCATAAAAACCCACCCTTTCAAAAAAAAGCTTAAAATACGCTATATTTAAATAGTTTACGTATTTTAAGCTTTTTATATTCTATATTAGATATTAAACGTCTAAGAATTTTCTTAAAGCTATTATACTACCTATTGCACCAATAACAATACCTGCTAGTATAAACTGCCATGACATTGTTGTTAAAACATACATTGGTTGTACAAATTGTGGCATATATAGTGATGATGAAGATACAATTTTTCCATATAAGAAGTTATACCCTGCGAATAATAAAAGTGTTGAAAGAATACCACCTACAAGGCCGATTATAACCCCTTCTATTACGAAAGGCCATCTTATAAACCAGTCGGTTGCTCCAACGAATTTCATTATTCCTACTTCTCTTCTTCTTGAGTAAACTGTTATCTTTATTGTATTTACTATTAGGAATAGTGATACACCTACGAATACTACACCTAAAACTAATCCTACTGTATTAATAACTTTTACAAAGGAGTTTATAGTACCTATAAGCTCTTCGTCATTACCTACATCTTCTACACCAGCCATAAATTTATCATTAGTTTTCATAGCGCTTTCAACGCTTGAAGCTACTTCTGGGCTTTCTAATCTTACTATGTATGAAGCTGGTAATGGGTTATTTTCTTTGCTATATCCAGCTAAAATCTCTTTATTATAATCACTTGAACCTTCCATCTTTGCAAAGGCTTGATCTTTAGATTCAAATTCTACTTCTTTTACCCCTTGAACAGTCTTAAGTTTTGCTTCAACTGCATCCCTTTGCTCTTGTGTTACGTCATCTTTAAGGAAAACCTTAACCTCAACTTTGTCTTGAACATCTGTAACCCCATTTTTAACATTTAAAGCAGTTAATAAAAATGCTCCAAATATAAATAATGTAGTAAGAACAGTTGCTATAGAAGCTATACTTATTGTTCTATTTCTCTTTAAACTTTTGAAAGCATCTGATATGAAATATCCTATAGTACTAAACTTCATATTCATATCCTCCTTTCTGAACATCACTAACTACTTCACCTTTATCTATAGCTATAACCCTCTTTTTCATTGAGTTAACTATTTCTTTAGCATGAGTAGCCATAACTACTGTTGTCCCTGCCTTGTTTATATCATCTATTAATTCCATAATTTCTTTAGCTGTTTCTGGGTCTAAGTTACCTGTTGGTTCGTCAGCTATTAAAACTTTTGGATTATTAACGATAGCTCTTGCTATTGAAACCCTTTGTTGCTCTCCTCCTGATAATTCAGTTGGGAACATTTTATATTTATTAGATAATCCAACTAGTGATAATACCATTGGAACTCTCTTTCTTATTTCTTTTGGTGAAGCCCCTACTACCCTCATTGCAAAGGCAACATTTTCATAAACATTAAGAGTTGGTATTAATCTAAAGTCTTGGAATACCATTCCTATTTTTCTTCTATGATAAGGTATTTGTCTTCTTTTTATTTTAGATAAATCTTCGTTTCCCATAACTATGTTTCCAGTTGATGGTTCAACTTCTTTTAATAACATTTTTATGAAAGTTGACTTACCAGCACCACTCGGTCCAACTAAGAATACAAACTCACCTTTATCAATATTTATATTGACATTTGTAAGTGCTTTGACATTCTTATTATAGACCTTGCTAACATTCCTAAATTCTATCATTGTTAACACTCCTTAATAACTTTTTTCTACTCAACAAATTAAAATCTAAACAAATATTTAGAAAATATATATATAAATTTACCCGATTGCTATCAACACTAATCTATTTTACTATTTTACCCTACTTTTCTACATTAATCTACTTAATTTTTGTTAATATTTCATACCTTAATGTAAAGCATCTTAATTATATCATAACAAAGTTCTACATTTCTACTAAATCAAGAAAACCTTCTCCAAAGACTTCTTTAGAATCATTTACTGTTATAAAGGCTCTTGGATCTATTTCCTTAATTTTCTTCTTAAGACTTATAAACTGTCTTCTATTTACTACTACATAAAGTATTGTTACAGGTTCCTTTGAATATCCTCCAGTACCTTCTATTTTAGTACATCCTCTTTCAATTTCTTTCATTATTACCTGAGAAATCTCTTCACTTTTTTCACTAATTATTAAAAGTTGTTTACATGAGTTAAAACCTTCTATTATTTTGTCAATCAATATTCCCATTATAAAAACACCAATTAATCCAAATAAGGCTTTATCAACTCCAAATACTAGAAGTGCACATACTACAACAACACAATCTGCACATAAAAGTGATTTTCCTATTTCAATATGTAAATACTTATTTAATATTTTAGCTACAATAGCTGTTCCCCCTGTTGAGGAATTTTGGCTAAACACTAATGCTATTCCAAAGGCTCCAACTACGCTACCAAAGATAGTAGCTAAAAGCATATTTTCTGTTACTGCAAAAGTTGGTAAGAAGCTTTCTATTAAACTTATTGTTATGGATAATCCAAAGGCTGCATATATACTACGTCCTCCAAAGCTTCCACCTATAAGCCAAAATGCTAAAGCAAATAATATAACGTTAGCAACATTCATAAACATTCCTTGTGATATACCTGTTATCTTATTAACAACTAAAGCTAAACCTGATACTCCACCAGCAGCAATATCATTAGGATAATAAAAGTATTCTAAAGATATAGCTAAAAGAATTACTCCTAAAGTAATTATTCCATACTCTTTTAATGTTTTCATACTAATCTTCATTTTAAAAACCCCCTCTTAAATAGATTTATATTTAATTTGCTCTCCCCATTTTAAATTAATTATTAATTCATCATTTATATTATTGCCCTCAATTTTTAATATTAACATTTATATTCATATTTTGGCAATAAAATTCAAATTAATACTTTTTTTGTATTTTTATGTATAAAGAAAAAAGCAGCATGAGAAAAATTACTCATGCTGCTTCTTTTTTATATCTTATAGATTATCTTTTTAAGCTCATTGCTTTCTTAGCAGCCTTAACTGCTTCTTCTGAAGTTAATCCATAAGCCTTTAATAATTGGTCTGGTTTACCACTTTCTCCGAATGTATCTTTAACACCAACTCTAACTACTGGTACTGGATATTCTCCTCCAACAACCTCAGCTACAGCTGATCCTAATCCTCCGATTATATTATGCTCTTCTAATGTAACTATTGCTCCAGTTTCTTTAGCAGCTTTTAATATAAGCTCTGAATCTATTGGTTTAATAGTATGAATGTTTATTAATCTAGCGTTAATTCCTTCTTTAGCTAAAGCTTCAACAGCTTCTATAGCTACATCAACCATTATACCTGTTGCAAATAATGTTACATCATTACCTTCTTTTAATTCTATACCTTTTCCAATTTCAAATTTGTACTCTGGTCTATCATTTATTACATTAACTCCTGCTCTTCCTAATCTTACATAGCAAGGTCCATTGTATTCAGCAATAGCTCTTATTGCAGCTTCTGTTTCAACTGCATCTGATGGGCATATTACTGTCATGTTTGGTATACTTCTCATTAAAGATAAATCTTCTATAGCTTGGTGTGATGCTCCATCTTCACCAACTGTTAAACCAGCATGAGTAGCACATATTTTTACATTTAATCTTGGGTAACATATTGAGTTTCTTATTTGCTCAAATGCTCTTCCAGCAGCAAACATAGCAAATGTACTAGCAAATGGAATTTTTCCACAAGTTGATAAACCTGCTGCTACTGACATCATATTTCCTTCTGCAATACCCATATTTATGAATCTTTCTGGACATGCTTTTTTGAAATCAGCAGTTTTAGTTGATTTTGAAAGGTCTGCGTCTAAAACTACTATGTTCTTATTTTCGTTAGCTAAAGCAGCTAATGCTTTTCCGTATGCTTCTCTAGTTGCTATTTTTTTCGCCATTAGTTGTCCCCTCCGATCTCTTTTATAGCTTGCTCACATTGCTCTTTAGTTGGAGCTGTTCCATGCCAAGCTGCTTCATTTTCCATAAATGAAACACCTTTACCTTTTACTGTGTTACAAACTATGCAAGTTGGTGCTCCTTTTGTACTCTTAGCTTTTTGTATAGCATTTATTATTTCTTCATAATCATGTCCGTTTATAACTATTACATTCCATCCGAAAGCTTCGAATTTCTTGTCTATTGGACATGGACTCATTACTTCTTTAATGTCACCATCTATTTGTAATCCATTGAAGTCAACGAAAGCAGTTAAGTTGTCTAGTCTGTAGTGAGCTGCTGACATAGCTGCTTCCCAAACTTGACCTTCTTCTAACTCTCCATCTCCTAAAATAGTAAATACTCTGTAATCTTTGTTGTCTAATTTACCAGCTAATGCCATACCTACAGCCGCTGATATACCTTGACCTAAAGAACCAGTTGACATATCGATTCCTGGTAAGTCGTTCATATTTGGATGTCCTTGAAGGTTTGAACCAAATTTTCTTAATGTTGTTAATTCTGCTGGATCAAAATATCCTCTTCTTGCTAAAGCACTATATAATACTGGTGCTGCATGTCCTTTTGATAAAACGAATCTATCTCTATTTGGATCCTTTGGATTTTTTGGATCAATATTCATTTCATCGAAGTATAAAATTGTTACTATATCTGCTATTGATAAAGATCCACCTGGATGTCCTGATGCTGACTCAGTAAGCATAGTTACTATGTCTTTTCTTATAACCTTAGACATGCTTTTTAACTCTTGTATCTTGTTGCTCATAATGACCTCCTGTACATTTATGTAAACTTTTTTAAAATATTGTTTTACCTTTTTGCCAAGTTCATTCTATCACAAAAAATTGATTTTTCATATAGTAATTTTTTATTTATGCTAATCTTTTTGTGCTTTTTGCTTTCATTAAGAGTACTCTAATACCCTATTAGACTACTCTATTTCTCTTTGATTTTTATGGCTTAAACTGATCTTTTTAATATTAAAGACTATAATAGTATATCCTGGATAAATTTTTATATGAAAAAGTTTTAATTAGAGTATCACATTTATAGCTTTAATACTATACAGAAATTATATCGATTACAGTTAATTATTTTTTTAAATTTTATATATTATTAGCTAAAAAATATTGAAAAATTCCTTTTTAAGAGTAAAAAATTAAGGCTATGATTAAATATTTAATCATAGCCTAAGTTATCTAATTATTGTAAATTTAAACTTATTAACAAAGATTTATTTACTTTTTTCATATCATCCTCTGTCATATGTCCAATTTTCTCTTTTAATCTCTTCTTATCTAAAGTTCTTATTTGTTCTAAAAGAACAACAGAATCTCTATTTAACCCATATTCCTCAGAAGAAATTTCTACATGTGTAGGCAATTTTGCCTTATTTATTTGTGAAGTTATAGCCGCAACAATTACAGTTGGACTATACCTATTTCCTATATCATTTTGTATTATTATGACTGGTCTTATTCCCCCTTGCTCTGATCCAACAACTGGACTAAGGTCAGCATAAAATATATCCCCTCTTTTTACATTCAAACTAGCCATTTATATCACACTCCGCAAAGCCATGTCTCATATTCTATTTGATCAAAGTATTCTACAGAAGTTCCTTCTTCAGCATATTGTGAATTTATTAAAGCCATAGCCTTATATCCTTCCTTCATTGCTTCGTAAAAGTCGTCTTCTTTTTTGTCCTCACTATATGTTATTATATTTCTTCCTTTTAATTGACTAAAATTTTCGATTTTCTTTTCTTTTTTTGAATCTTGTTTATTAATCTTTGATACTGACATGTACATCACTCCTAAATGCAAAAAGAGTTATAAAATTATGTATAGATTATATTACAAAATATGCCACCTTGTCAAAGATTTCATCTTATGCAAATGATATTTTTTGACATAATATTTATTATTAAATTTGTTTACTATTATTTTTTCTTAATAAAATATATTAAATATGTAGAATTATACTTAAATATAAATAATTTACAACATTTAATATTGTGATTGCTAAAAAAGCAATCACAATATTAATTTTAATTTTTAACTTTACTAAAGTTATTAAACTTTATAGAAACACTTTCTGAATCATCCCTATCATAAATTGTAGCTTCTTTAGGAACTTTTTTCTTTGCATCTATAATCATTACTTCTCTTGAAAAATTTTCATTCCCATTTAAATTTTTAAACTCTAGTATTATTTCAGACTTCTCATTTTCATCATTCCACTTGTAAGTAAATTCATGTTCTTCATTACATAAATCCTTTAATTCATTTATGAACATAAATCTATAGAACTGATCATAGTCTCTTCCAACTTCATAAGTCTTTTCATCTTTAACGTAGTTTATTATTATTTTGTCCTTTTCAAATAATTGTTCTCTATCATCTAAAACAATTTTTGTGCCAACTTCTTCGTCATAATAAATTCTACCTTTTTCTTGGAACTGACCTCTAGAATTTTTAACATC from Clostridium perfringens carries:
- a CDS encoding transketolase family protein; translated protein: MAKKIATREAYGKALAALANENKNIVVLDADLSKSTKTADFKKACPERFINMGIAEGNMMSVAAGLSTCGKIPFASTFAMFAAGRAFEQIRNSICYPRLNVKICATHAGLTVGEDGASHQAIEDLSLMRSIPNMTVICPSDAVETEAAIRAIAEYNGPCYVRLGRAGVNVINDRPEYKFEIGKGIELKEGNDVTLFATGIMVDVAIEAVEALAKEGINARLINIHTIKPIDSELILKAAKETGAIVTLEEHNIIGGLGSAVAEVVGGEYPVPVVRVGVKDTFGESGKPDQLLKAYGLTSEEAVKAAKKAMSLKR
- a CDS encoding type II toxin-antitoxin system PemK/MazF family toxin, which codes for MASLNVKRGDIFYADLSPVVGSEQGGIRPVIIIQNDIGNRYSPTVIVAAITSQINKAKLPTHVEISSEEYGLNRDSVVLLEQIRTLDKKRLKEKIGHMTEDDMKKVNKSLLISLNLQ
- the ftsE gene encoding cell division ATP-binding protein FtsE, which codes for MIEFRNVSKVYNKNVKALTNVNINIDKGEFVFLVGPSGAGKSTFIKMLLKEVEPSTGNIVMGNEDLSKIKRRQIPYHRRKIGMVFQDFRLIPTLNVYENVAFAMRVVGASPKEIRKRVPMVLSLVGLSNKYKMFPTELSGGEQQRVSIARAIVNNPKVLIADEPTGNLDPETAKEIMELIDDINKAGTTVVMATHAKEIVNSMKKRVIAIDKGEVVSDVQKGGYEYEV
- a CDS encoding DegV family protein — protein: MAVKVITDSTSCIPKDLAEKYGVEIVSLSVIMNGESYKEVDIDSEAFYDELAKCDKLPTSSQPPMDEFYNAFEKFAKDGHDIVAAFISSKLSGTYTTSHIIKDMILEKYPDVKIDLIDSQTSVMALGIGVLEGAKAAQEGKDFDEVSKIVRNTIEESEIIFVPGTLDNLKKGGRIGGAAALFGKMLKINPILTVKEGAVVVMDKVRTKKRAIDKIVEVVKQDLKEKGIKQAVVCHILAEDEAKDLAKRLKEELDLDSMIGEISAVIGVHVGVKSVGIAYARES
- a CDS encoding S41 family peptidase, whose protein sequence is MSRNKDEKNKYNNIIKNLKKKKGFRALAMGVALTLIIGVSVYAGNRLTAFGILPITSVSAVQSSLEKVNDTENFKKVLEVREMLYRWYDGEIDDSKLAEGAIKGMVSSLGDQYTYYMNEKEFSDFKEKSQGNYMGIGIQVAVKDGKIVVISPIQGGPAEKAGIKTGDIILKVNGEPVSGNELDKAVSMMKGTTKENIKLTLYREGKGEFDVDVMRDVIKTVNVKSEMIDGDIGYIEVLAFDEGTAKDFETQLKALEEKGMKGLILDLRGNPGGFMKECVDLVSNFVPKDKVIVSTIDKYGNKEESVSKGGIAQGMPLVVLIDGGTASASEIVAGAIRDYDLGTLVGTTSFGKGIVQVVLDKIGQEKDGTALKVTISKYYTPNGENIHKKGIGPDVTVEYPKELKEKTYSRSTDPQFEKALEIIQEKIK
- a CDS encoding transketolase, which produces MSNKIQELKSMSKVIRKDIVTMLTESASGHPGGSLSIADIVTILYFDEMNIDPKNPKDPNRDRFVLSKGHAAPVLYSALARRGYFDPAELTTLRKFGSNLQGHPNMNDLPGIDMSTGSLGQGISAAVGMALAGKLDNKDYRVFTILGDGELEEGQVWEAAMSAAHYRLDNLTAFVDFNGLQIDGDIKEVMSPCPIDKKFEAFGWNVIVINGHDYEEIINAIQKAKSTKGAPTCIVCNTVKGKGVSFMENEAAWHGTAPTKEQCEQAIKEIGGDN
- the uvrB gene encoding excinuclease ABC subunit UvrB; its protein translation is MGEFKIQSKFKPTGDQPKAIDTLVQSIENGNRGQTLLGVTGSGKTFTMANIIERTQKPTLILAHNKTLAAQLCAEFKEFFPDNIVEYFVSYYDYYQPEAYVPQTDTFIEKDASINDEIDKLRHSATSALLERRDVIIVASVSCIYGLGNPEEYKKLTISLRPGMIKDRDEVIKKLIEIQYERNDIDFARGTFRVRGDNLDIIPSSSSSKGIRIEFFGDEIDRIREFDVLTGNIIGERQHVSITPASHFAASEETLEKSIRVIEDELEDRLKVLTAEDKILEAQRLKQRTNYDIEMIREMGYCQGIENYSRILDGRMPGTPPQTLLDYFPEDFLMFIDESHVTLPQVRAMYAGDRSRKTSLVEFGFRLPCAFDNRPLKFSEFESKINQVVFVSATPGEYELDHSEIVAEQIIRPTGLLDPVIEIRPIQGQIDDLYGEIQRTVQRGFRVLITTLTKRMAEDLTKYLKDLNVKATYMHSDIDTLERMKIIRELRLGEVDVLIGINLLREGLDIPEVALVAILDADKEGFLRSETSLIQTIGRAARNSESKVIMYADNITKSMDKSIKETERRRVIQMEYNEEHNITPTTVIKGVRDIIEATKVSEEKENYESEVKKAAKKDIPIEKLIEQYEEEMKEAAKNLQFERAAELRDIIKDLKENSK
- a CDS encoding site-2 protease family protein translates to MNLLIENIRGISYALVSPTLSLMLIVIAIIFYFKNRKIAFMQKLMLGRSIQSPLEMTLLQILIGILGGLIASLLLSILGVTFENSSLIDVILTVSVFSVLYKNRFLKFPYIASLLGVIGVLVSKNTEYFGRGFSFSINLTSIIVLIGVFSIVEGILAMIDGDKGYLPIFTQKDGKLVGGFGFKRFWALPLCLLVVLGANSGNSIINEVKDLPQWLPFFNGDKARALMSVAALGTLAAYGATSYEGTTFTQSKRCKTISSGLINIAYGIVVIILAYLLKESFIFTIALIILIPLLYELRIRMELKLESLREPLYFSNDDEICILDVLPNSIAYKKGLRSGDKIVKINEEIPKNEKEVFMAIKRNFYGLDLEIRKNNGNIEKHTITGEDRGKQFGIVLVPKGISFDKEIDEFLEKLKKASKDEEVKNK
- the ftsX gene encoding permease-like cell division protein FtsX, which encodes MKFSTIGYFISDAFKSLKRNRTISIASIATVLTTLFIFGAFLLTALNVKNGVTDVQDKVEVKVFLKDDVTQEQRDAVEAKLKTVQGVKEVEFESKDQAFAKMEGSSDYNKEILAGYSKENNPLPASYIVRLESPEVASSVESAMKTNDKFMAGVEDVGNDEELIGTINSFVKVINTVGLVLGVVFVGVSLFLIVNTIKITVYSRRREVGIMKFVGATDWFIRWPFVIEGVIIGLVGGILSTLLLFAGYNFLYGKIVSSSSLYMPQFVQPMYVLTTMSWQFILAGIVIGAIGSIIALRKFLDV
- a CDS encoding YitT family protein, yielding MKISMKTLKEYGIITLGVILLAISLEYFYYPNDIAAGGVSGLALVVNKITGISQGMFMNVANVILFALAFWLIGGSFGGRSIYAAFGLSITISLIESFLPTFAVTENMLLATIFGSVVGAFGIALVFSQNSSTGGTAIVAKILNKYLHIEIGKSLLCADCVVVVCALLVFGVDKALFGLIGVFIMGILIDKIIEGFNSCKQLLIISEKSEEISQVIMKEIERGCTKIEGTGGYSKEPVTILYVVVNRRQFISLKKKIKEIDPRAFITVNDSKEVFGEGFLDLVEM